Proteins from one Vicinamibacteria bacterium genomic window:
- a CDS encoding Ku protein, whose protein sequence is MARAIWSGPISFGLVHVPVELYGATESREVRFHQFEKGTGQRVRYKRVGGETDEEVPWEKIEKGYEIAEGEFVVVTSEELESLAPAKSRTIKIEEFVDLADIDPIAWQQTYYLGPSEAVASAEPYALLHRAMVETKKVGIGRFVLRSKEHLATLRPIGRVLGLSTMYFAGEIRSPESVVNLRSGISLSEKEVQMAGQLISALSAKLDLTKFKDTYREQVLELIQKKARGERIVTEPAAVEARVIDLMSALKSSLESVGAGAALTSLTRSELLARAARADISGRSKMSKEELIRALEDKAS, encoded by the coding sequence ATGGCACGAGCGATATGGAGCGGGCCCATCAGCTTCGGGCTCGTGCACGTTCCCGTTGAACTCTACGGCGCAACCGAGTCCCGGGAGGTGCGGTTCCACCAGTTCGAGAAAGGAACCGGGCAGCGCGTCCGCTATAAGCGGGTGGGGGGAGAAACAGACGAGGAGGTGCCCTGGGAGAAGATCGAGAAGGGCTACGAGATCGCCGAAGGGGAATTCGTCGTCGTGACGTCCGAGGAGCTGGAGTCACTTGCTCCGGCGAAGAGTCGCACGATCAAAATCGAGGAGTTTGTTGACCTGGCGGATATCGATCCGATCGCGTGGCAGCAAACGTACTATCTCGGTCCATCGGAGGCCGTCGCCTCGGCCGAGCCGTACGCGTTGCTTCATCGTGCGATGGTGGAGACGAAGAAGGTGGGAATCGGACGGTTCGTTCTGCGAAGCAAGGAGCATTTGGCGACGCTGAGGCCTATCGGCCGAGTTCTGGGCCTTTCTACGATGTACTTCGCCGGCGAGATCCGTTCCCCCGAGTCCGTAGTGAATTTGCGGTCGGGTATTTCCCTCTCGGAGAAAGAGGTTCAGATGGCGGGGCAGCTCATCTCCGCACTCTCCGCGAAATTAGACTTGACGAAGTTCAAGGATACATATCGGGAACAGGTGTTAGAACTAATCCAGAAGAAGGCCCGAGGCGAAAGGATTGTTACCGAACCGGCGGCCGTGGAGGCCCGGGTCATCGACCTGATGAGCGCGCTCAAATCCAGTCTCGAGTCGGTGGGTGCGGGAGCCGCCCTGACATCCCTGACCCGATCCGAGCTCCTGGCGCGTGCTGCAAGGGCGGATATCTCCGGCCGCTCCAAGATGAGCAAAGAGGAGCTGATTCGTGCCCTCGAGGACAAGGCCTCGTGA